In Candidatus Omnitrophota bacterium, the DNA window CGTATCGTTTATGAGTTTTGTATCAATACTCGGTATCGGGGTAGGCGTTGCCTGCCTGATAACCGTTATTGCCGTTATGAATGGTTTTAGCAGTGAGCTTGAAAAAAGGATAATAGGCCAAAACCCGCATATTATTATTGAGGAACAATATGGCATAAACAGCCGGGAATATCTTGACCTTGCAGCCAGTTTGTCAGGATTTGATGAAATAAATGGCCTGTATCCTTTTATATGGGGCCAGGGCGTGCTTAACTTCAGGTCCCGCGCGCAGGGCGCGGCATTCAGAAGCGTTGATCTGCAAAACCCTATTGACAGAAAAAAGATTGAGGGCCAGATATGTTCAGGCTCTCTTGAGTTGGAAGGTAACAGCCTTATAATCGGCAAAGAGTTATCAACAGCATTAGGCGCTTTTACAGGGGATGAGATAGATGTGATGACGTCGTTTTCATCCAGGCCTAAACGATTTAAGATAACCGGTATATTTTATTCAGGCATGTATGAATATGACCTGAATCTGGCCTATATCGGATTATCAAAGGCGGCAGAGATATTTGATACGGCGGGATCCTATAATGGAATAGGCCTGGATCTCAAGGATGCTTTAAAGGCAGACTGGATGAAAAACCGGTTATTGCCTGTTATGCCGGAAGGTTTTTATTTAAGGACATGGATGGAACTTAACACAAATTTATTTGCGGCATTAAAATTGGAAAAAGCGGCAATGTTTGTGATATTAACTCTGATCGTGATCGTGGCCGCGCTGAATATAATAAGCATGTTGACTGTCATGGTAACCGACAAGAGAAAGGACATAGGCATATTAAAGGCGGTAGGGGCTACGGGCATGATGATCATGAATATTTTTTCTTTCCAGGGGTTAATCATTGGGGCCCTTGGAGCCGTGTTTGGCCTGTGCGGCGGTATCGGAATGGTGTTTATACTGGATAAATGGCGGTTCCCGATACTGCCGGAGAGTATATATTACGGTATTAATTATCTGCCTGTCAAGATATCGGTTTCTGATTTTATCATTGTGACCGCAGCGGCCCTTATCATCAGCCTTCTGGCTTCGGCTTATCCGGCATATCAGGCATCAAGGCTTGAGCCGGTGGAAGCTTTGAGATATGAATAGGCGCGTTGTTTACGCGCAGAAGCGGGGTATTAATGTTGGTCAAGGCGGAGGGGTTATCCAAGAAATATGAAACCGGCGGCACGGACCTTGAAGCGGTCAAGGGTGCAAGCCTTGCCATAGACAAGGCCGAGATCCTTGCCCTGCTGGGGCCTTCAGGAGCCGGCAAATCAACTTTGTTGCATATGCTCGGCGGGTTGGACAGGCCTTCCAGCGGCAAGGTTTTTTTTGACGGTATAGACCTTTACGGTATCTCCGACAGCCGGCGTTCTCGTTTAAGAAACAGCAGGATTGGTTTCGTCTTTCAGCTTTATCATTTATTGGGCGAACTCACGTCCATGGAAAATGTTACGCTTCCGGCGATGCTGGCCTGCGGAAATAAACTCGCCAAAAAGGATATAATGGCCCGCGGCGAATACCTGTTGGAATCAGTCGGTGTTATAGACAGGGCTTTTCATAAACCGTGCCAGCTTTCGGGCGGAGAAGCGCAAAGGGTATCCATAGCCCGGGCGCTTATGAATAATCCTGATATCGTATTGTGCGATGAGCCTACGGGCAACCTTGATTCTGAAAACGCGTATAATATTTTAAAGATTATCCAATTTTTGAATACGCAATTTAACCAGGCTTTTCTGATTGTCACGCACAATGAACGCATATCCGATCTGGCTGATCGCGTCATTTATATGGAAGACGGAAAACTAAAATAGGAGTATTGCATGTCTGCCAAAATTTATGTCAACGGCAAGTATTACGATAAGCAGGAGGCGAAGGTATCTGTTTTTGACCACGGGTTTTTGTATGGAGACGGGGTATTTGAGGGGATGCGTTCTTATAACAGGCTGATCTTTCGCCTGAAAGAACATATTG includes these proteins:
- a CDS encoding ABC transporter permease codes for the protein MRRELAIAARYIVSAKRKRLVSFMSFVSILGIGVGVACLITVIAVMNGFSSELEKRIIGQNPHIIIEEQYGINSREYLDLAASLSGFDEINGLYPFIWGQGVLNFRSRAQGAAFRSVDLQNPIDRKKIEGQICSGSLELEGNSLIIGKELSTALGAFTGDEIDVMTSFSSRPKRFKITGIFYSGMYEYDLNLAYIGLSKAAEIFDTAGSYNGIGLDLKDALKADWMKNRLLPVMPEGFYLRTWMELNTNLFAALKLEKAAMFVILTLIVIVAALNIISMLTVMVTDKRKDIGILKAVGATGMMIMNIFSFQGLIIGALGAVFGLCGGIGMVFILDKWRFPILPESIYYGINYLPVKISVSDFIIVTAAALIISLLASAYPAYQASRLEPVEALRYE
- a CDS encoding ABC transporter ATP-binding protein, with protein sequence MLVKAEGLSKKYETGGTDLEAVKGASLAIDKAEILALLGPSGAGKSTLLHMLGGLDRPSSGKVFFDGIDLYGISDSRRSRLRNSRIGFVFQLYHLLGELTSMENVTLPAMLACGNKLAKKDIMARGEYLLESVGVIDRAFHKPCQLSGGEAQRVSIARALMNNPDIVLCDEPTGNLDSENAYNILKIIQFLNTQFNQAFLIVTHNERISDLADRVIYMEDGKLK